One Trichoderma asperellum chromosome 5, complete sequence genomic region harbors:
- a CDS encoding uncharacterized protein (MEROPS:MER0064621~BUSCO:EOG092D2G09): protein MSKRQASEALDELQDIASPSSKRSRMGDFDSPLANSHDEAQSLEQDGERRNGDEEDADSDDYDEGDDESPMVAPQRQKGPADGYDDLYLDTIDRNVLDFDFEKLCSISLSNINVYACLVCGKYFQGRGVKSHAYFHSLDEDHHVFINLETQKVYVLPDGYEVKSKSLDDIKYVSDPRYTKNEVIQLDRRANHVSWTLDGKEYTPGFVGINNIKENDYLNVVVQALSHVSPLRNYLLLEDFSKKSEIVKRCSILFRKIWNPRAFKSHVSPHELLQEIALLSNKRFTLTNQSDPVEFLSWFLNNLHLGLGGSKTKPGSSMIQRTFQGKLKVESQAITARADAGDRLRFEEAGEVKVDIVRFLFLTLDLPSAPLFQDELEKNIIPQVPLSTILSKYDGKRAQEHHAQRKRYRLLHPLPPYLIFHVKRFSQNKFVAERNPTIVTFDARNLDVSPYVEPNPNEWPVGEPIWYDLVANVVHEAVRKRDDVADSGEEKKTWKVQIKDKATGEWVVCQDLFVDKVQSELLYLGETYLQIWERRKVPAKGKGKA from the coding sequence ATGTCGAAACGACAAGCTTCAGAAGCTCTGGACGAGCTCCAGGACATTGCGTCTCCCTCGTCCAAGCGCTCTCGAATGGGCGACTTCGACTCACCCCTCGCGAACAGCCACGACGAAGCGCAGAGCCTCGAGCAGgacggagagagaagaaatggagacgaagaggatgcaGATAGCGACGACTACGATGAGGGGGATGACGAATCACCCATGGTGGCTCCTCAGCGCCAAAAGGGACCAGCAGACGGATACGACGACCTCTATCTCGACACCATCGACCGCAACGTGCTCGATTTTGACTTTGAGAAGCTGTgctccatctccctctccaaCATAAACGTCTACGCATGTCTCGTGTGTGGGAAGTACTTCCAAGGCCGCGGCGTAAAGTCACACGCCTACTTCCACTCCCTGGACGAGGACCACCACGTCTTCATCAACCTCGAAACGCAAAAGGTCTACGTCCTGCCCGACGGCTACGAGGTCAAGAGCAAGTCGCTCGACGACATCAAATACGTATCCGACCCGCGGTATACCAAAAACGAGGTCATTCAGCTGGACCGTCGCGCCAACCACGTCAGCTGGACGCTCGACGGCAAGGAGTACACGCCGGGCTTTGTCggcatcaacaacatcaaaGAGAACGACTACCTCAACGTGGTGGTGCAGGCGCTGTCACATGTCTCCCCGCTGCGGAATTatttgctgctggaggaCTTTTCTAAGAAATCAGAAATCGTCAAGAGGTGCAGTATCCTCTTCCGCAAAATCTGGAACCCGCGCGCCTTCAAGTCACACGTCTCGCCTCACGAACTGCTCCAGGAGATCGCCCTCCTCTCCAACAAACGCTTCACGCTCACGAACCAATCAGACCCCGTCGAGTTTCTCTCTTGGTTCCTCAACAACCTCCATCTCGGCCTCGGAGGCAGCAAGACAAAGCCGGGAAGCTCCATGATCCAGCGCACTTTCCAAGGCAAGCTCAAGGTCGAGTCTCAGGCCATCACCGCTCGAGCAGACGCAGGAGATCGTCTGCGCTTTGAGGAGGCTGGCGAAGTCAAAGTCGACATCGTGCGCTTCCTTTTCTTGACGCTCGACCTGCCGTCAGCACCGCTGTTCCAggacgagctggagaagaacatCATCCCACAGGTCCCTCTTAGCACCATCCTAAGCAAATACGACGGCAAGCGGGCTCAGGAGCATCACGCACAGCGAAAGCGCTACCGCCTGCTACATCCTCTCCCGCCGTATCTGATATTCCATGTCAAACGCTTCTCCCAGAACAAGTTCGTCGCAGAGCGCAACCCCACAATCGTTACCTTTGACGCAAGGAATCTCGACGTTTCGCCGTATGTGGAGCCTAACCCGAATGAGTGGCCCGTGGGCGAGCCGATATGGTACGACCTCGTAGCCAACGTCGTTCACGAGGCAGTCCGCAAGAGAGATGACGTCGCGGACAGcggcgaggagaagaagacgtgGAAGGTCCAGATCAAGGACAAGGCCACCGGCGAGTGGGTCGTCTGCCAGGACTTGTTTGTTGACAAGGTACAGAGCGAGCTGCTGTATCTTGGAGAGACATATCTACAGATCTGGGAGCGGAGGAAAGTGCCCGCCaaggggaaaggaaaagcgTGA
- a CDS encoding uncharacterized protein (BUSCO:EOG092D0LVZ), which produces MATKQPLKTTFDVERVIRPIYTGGSVAIDNKAQILATTLGEDAILTNPSNGKHLAQIEGDGEAISTLTLTPSGSHLIICSRSLSMRIFTLKWSSEGDSIEASLARTLKPHTTPVIVIAVDRTGTLLATGGTDGVIKVWDIGGGYVTHTFRGPSVLVSALRFFEVAARSASNRNSKGAKSQPKAADEEDEEETDNATTTNFRLASGSQDGKVRIWDLNKRSCIANLDSHVSDVQAIDYSPTQHAIVTASRDKTLIWWDAKSWKIRKVVPCLELVEAAGFLDDGNLTYSAGANGCLRIWDTDKGAELTPKQSAKSEEEGIVAGIYRPELPFILLVQVDHTLALYELASKASTTTFATPEPFRRISGTHDEIIDMAYLLPDHSILSLATNSEDVRLVSVAESKQDASEMTWTKSETPYFGQDVALLRGHDDIVIALDVDWSGHWVATGAKDNTAKLWRIDPANNSHICWATFSGHAESLGAVALPRTLPAEGSAARTDPLNHPPPFLITGSQDQTIKKWEIPRTPQQRDQKTNARSAFTRKAHDKDINAITVHHAGQLFASASQDKTVKVWSVEEGEVQGILRGHKRGVWTVQFSPAHMPALQGEDGPITGKGVVLTGSGDKSIKLWNLADYACIRTFEGHSNSVLKVAWLSMASRPEQSKGLVQFASAGGDGLVKIWNANSGEAECTLDNHEDRVWALAVHPDTNAVVSGSGDSTVTFWKDTTSETQAAASQAALKLIEQEQELENHMHAGSYREAITLALQLNHPGRLLSLFTSVVTTSKPEQGSLCGIKAVDQVLATLSDDQIYLLLLRLRDWNTNARTAPVAQRILRTLIKSYPASKFSNLQVKGSRGEKSLKDVLHGLRVYTERHYKRMEELVDESYLVEYTLQEMDSLAPTLQGDVSSSTDTIMIG; this is translated from the exons ATGGCGACAAAACAGCCATTGAAGACGACATTCGACGTCGAGCGTGTCATACGGCCGATCTATACCGGAGGCTCTGTTGCGATTGACAACAAAGCGCAAATTTTAGCAACGACTTTGGGCGAAGATGCGATCCTCACGAATCCCTCCAATGGCAAACATCTAGCACAGATTGAGGGC GATGGAGAAGCTATTTCGACGTTGACAC TAACGCCGTCTGGTTCCCATCTTATCATTTGTTCGCGATCATTGTCTATGAGAATCTTCACGCTCAAATGGTCCTCGGAAGGCGATTCGATCGAAGCATCACTAGCGCGTACACTAAAGCCTCACACAACTCCAGTCATCGTTATCGCGGTTGATCGCACCGGCACTCTCCTTGCGACCGGCGGAACCGATGGTGTAATAAAGGTTTGGGACATTGGCGGTGGCTATGTTACACATACTTTCCGTGGACCGTCAGTATTAGTTTCTGCGCTGCGCTTTTTTGAGGTCGCAGCACGATCCGCGTCGAACCGCAATTCCAAAGGAGCGAAGAGCCAGCCCAAGGCAgcagacgaagaggacgaggaagagacaGACAATGCCACAACCACAAACTTCCGACTGGCTTCGGGTAGCCAAGACGGAAAGGTGCGAATTTGGGACTTGAATAAGAGGAGCTGCATCGCAAATTTGGATTCTCATGTGTCTGATGTACAAGCAATTGACTACTCGCCAACACAGCATGCCATTGTTACGGCTAGCAGAGACAAGACTCTCATTTGGTGGGATGCGAAGTCGTGGAAGATTCGAAAAGTCGTTCCATGTCTCGAGCTTGTGGAAGCCGCAGGCTTCTTGGATGATGGAAACCTCACCTACTCTGCTGGAGCAAATGGATGTCTTCGCATCTGGGATACCGACAAGGGTGCCGAGCTGACCCCGAAGCAATCTGCAaagagcgaagaagaaggaatcgTTGCCGGTATTTATCGACCAGAGCTTCCTTTCATTCTTCTAGTCCAGGTCGATCATACATTGGCTCTGTATGAGTTGGCGTCGAAAGCTTCAACAACAACCTTTGCCACACCTGAGCCTTTCCGTCGGATATCTGGTACTCATGACGAAATCATCGACATGGCCTATCTCCTACCTGACCACTCCATACTTTCTCTAGCAACAAATTCAGAAGATGTACGATTGGTGTCTGTAGCTGAGTCCAAACAAGATGCGTCAGAGATGACATGGACAAAATCAGAGACTCCATACTTTGGTCAAGATGTGGCCCTCCTACGAGGACACGACGACATTGTGATTGCTCTAGATGTCGACTGGTCCGGACACTGGGTTGCCACTGGAGCCAAAGACAATACTGCAAAGCTATGGAGAATCGACCCTGCCAATAATTCTCATATTTGCTGGGCCACTTTTTCAGGCCATGCAGAGTCGCTTGGCGCTGTGGCTTTACCTCGCACTCTTCCCGCTGAAGGCTCGGCGGCGCGAACTGACCCTCTCAACCATCCTCCGCCTTTCCTAATCACTGGATCACAAGACCAAACAATCAAGAAGTGGGAAATTCCCCGAACTCCCCAGCAACGGGATCAAAAAACGAATGCGAGATCTGCTTTCACAAGAAAAGCCCATGACAAAGACATCAATGCAATTACTGTGCATCATGCGGGTCAGCTCTTTGCGTCTGCTTCACAAGATAAGACAGTCAAGGTGTGGTCTgtagaagaaggagaagttCAAGGTATTCTTCGCGGCCACAAGCGAGGAGTATGGACGGTCCAATTCTCTCCAGCTCATATGCCAGCCTTGCAAGGCGAGGATGGCCCCATCACAGGCAAGGGCGTCGTCTTGACAGGCAGCGGTGATAAAAGCATCAAGCTCTGGAACCTTGCGGATTATGCCTGCATCCGTACCTTCGAGGGCCATTCTAACAGCGTGCTCAAAGTAGCTTGGCTTAGCATGGCATCGCGTCCAGAGCAATCGAAAGGATTGGTTCAGTTCGCCAGTGCGGGTGGCGATGGGCTCGTCAAGATTTGGAATGCAAACTCTGGAGAAGCTGAGTGTACTTTGGATAACCATGAAGACCGGGTTTGGGCCTTGGCTGTACACCCAGATACCAATGCTGTGGTCTCTGGCAGTGGTGATTCTACAGTTACATTCTGGAAAGACACAACGTCCGAAACCCAGGCGGCAGCATCTCAAGCGGCGCTGAAGCTCATCGAGCAAGAACAAGAGCTCGAGAACCATATGCACGCTGGGTCTTACAGAGAAGCCATCACTCTGGCCCTGCAGCTGAATCACCCTGGCCGTTTACTCAGCCTTTTTACCTCTGTTGTAACGACGAGCAAGCCCGAGCAGGGCAGTCTGTGCGGCATCAAGGCCGTGGACCAAGTACTGGCAACACTTTCCGATGATCAGATATACCTGCTGCTATTAAGATTGCGGGACTGGAACACGAACGCTCGTACAGCCCCCGTAGCGCAGCGTATATTACGGACGCTGATCAAGAGCTATCCGGCCTCTAAATTTTCCAACTTGCAAGTCAAGGGCTCacgaggagaaaagagcttGAAAGATGTCCTGCATGGCCTACGAGTGTATACGGAAAGACACTACAAACGCATGGAGGAGTTGGTGGATGAGAGTTATCTGGTAGAGTATACTCTGCAAGAAATGGACAGCCTCGCTCCCACGCTCCAGGGCGATGTATCCTCGAGTACGGATACTATCATGATTGGCTAA
- a CDS encoding uncharacterized protein (MEROPS:MER0059846): MEWIGKAKIEFTHAPTPRAIKQKDGSETDLLKICEASTPPCYLNPLLFNGHLQTMWTATKPHGPSIYYKRKIFQAEHEAYHGSFAVDFVVKPHDGRSEDLPPRTVYYSDEEFDSLGSDDSKPMLVVLHGLSGGSHEVYLRHAIAPLPEQGWEICVVNSRGCAGSKITSGILYNARATWDTRQMVRWLKKKFPNRPLFGLGFSLGANILTNYCGEEGSDCLLKGAIACSNPFNLDVASKTMASNLIGKELYLRVMGTTMKALIERHKKELKQYSNLDLAAVANTTYLNEFDREVQCPTWGYPTESAYYRDASSSDAILSIKIPFLAISATDDPIAVKEAIPYEEFRQNPNTILITTSLGGHLCWFETGGSRWNTRPVCNFLNYLAFKTDLDNLTPMDYPPRNKAFAGSDYNPMRRKMNIVRN, translated from the exons ATGGAGTGGattggcaaggccaagattGAGTTCACTCATGCGCCAACGCCGAGAGCAATCAAGCAAAAGGATGGCAGCGAGACGGATCTCCTCAAGATTTGCGAGGCAAGCACGCCGCCCTGCTACCTGAACCCGCTATTGTTCAATGGCCATTTACAGACGATGTGGACGGCGACGAAGCCACATGGGCCATCAATTTATTACAAGCGCAAGATCTTCCAGGCCGAGCATGAAGCTTATCATGGATCGTTTGCCGTTGACTTTGTCGTTAAGCCTCATGATGGTCGAAGCGAAGACTTACCACCCCGTACCGTTTACTACTCTGACGAAGAATTCGACAGCCTAGGCTCGGATGATAGCAAGCCAATGCTGGTAGTTCTGCATGGTCTTTCAGGTGGCTCTCATGAGGTCTACTTGAGGCATGCAATTGCTCCTCTCCCCGAACAGGGGTGGGAGATATGTGTGGTGAATTCTCGAGGTTGCGCAGGTAGCAAGATCACCAGTGGCATCTTATACAACGCACGCGCAACATGGGATACGCGGCAG ATGGTGAGGTGGCTTAAAAAGAAGTTTCCCAATCGCCCGCTATTTGGCCTTGGTTTTTCACTTGGTGCCAATATTTTGACCAAC TACTGTGGCGAGGAGGGCTCTGACTGTCTTCTCAAAGGTGCTATCGCCTGCTCAAATCCCTTCAATCTCGACGTTGCCAGCAAAACAATGGCAAGCAACCTGATAGGCAAAGAGCTTTACCTTAGAGTCATGGGCA CTACAATGAAAGCTCTGATTGAGAGGCATAAAAAGGAGCTCAAACAGTATTCCAACTTAGATCTGGCGGCTGTGGCCAATACGACCTACTTGAACGAGTTTGACCGGGAAGTTCA ATGCCCAACATGGGGATACCCCACTGAATCTGCTTATTATCGAGATGCTTCTTCGTCTGATGCCATATTGTCAATCAAGATACCATTTTTGGCAATTTCTGCCACTGACGATCCT ATTGCGGTCAAAGAAGCAATCCCATATGAGGAATTCCGCCAGAACCCCAATACAATTCTCATCACAACTTCCCTCGGTGGCCACTTATGCTGGTTCGAGACTGGCGGATCTCGCTGGAACACTCGCCCG GTGTGCAATTTTCTCAACTATTTGGCTTTCAAAACTGACCTTGACAATTTAACGCCCATGGACTACCCCCCTAGAAACAAAGCATTTGCGGGTTCTGATTACAATCCAATGAGGCGTAAAATGAATATCGTACGGAATTAG
- a CDS encoding uncharacterized protein (EggNog:ENOG41), with translation MSLPTSGPGPQSQSQPDSQSQPHSQPQPQPQQQATTAALLRPSEHRDRGNPLPLFSFKQPNPSPTSLVPSTAEGKPIPVDDSTVEYRTTALRELNHNFPSHRYAKSTGAQSSTYSEPVIVRSYYPPLPSSRPSSSSRGPAIHGGPISGSGVGAGSQVGRFAEAVAGGLPLPSRLVSGEHGMLSTMVLSFGKKPVNGRAEDEARLPPIDAFSFKSFMANIEAQGGGLAGDINADLDRIAEICARSRYSLSNQYEVHYSPHGSGASFLNPSAQSNDSQGPTLQAVSAEDEQSVGASSTRRKRRMARRNSRAVGTLETIISSSRSSDEEQASRKKSAAEIAEEVRGRSAQKGSGHSSTSSSSSGTLDERRNPNLEEQAAPKKSSSSLALIDASTRHTGVAVDSPRTSATGLVSEPAQPQESTSQLEIRTTPGEIIEGRPAVVKDTPHQPKQLGLSVAKGAITPIGTDTASGGILSIINGWMPWRPSSPFIHHKGLAEGSLRELLRSTEPKGKGPEILQ, from the coding sequence ATGTCTTTACCCACCTCCGGCCCTGGCcctcaatctcaatctcaaccTGACTCTCAATCTCAGCCTCactctcagcctcagcctcaacctcagcagcaggccaCCACGGCTGCTCTCCTTCGCCCCTCCGAGCATCGTGACCGTGGCAATCCCCTCCCATTGTTCTCCTTCAAGCAGCCCAACCCGTCGCCGACCAGCCTCGTGCCGTCCACCGCCGAGGGCAAGCCGATCCCCGTCGACGACTCGACCGTAGAATATCGCACCACCGCCCTCCGCGAGCTCAACCACAACTTCCCGAGCCACCGCTACGCCAAGTCCACTGGCGCCCAGAGCAGCACCTACTCGGAGCCCGTCATCGTCCGCAGCTACTACCCCCCATTGCCGTCCAGCAGGCCGTCCAGCTCGTCTCGCGGCCCCGCCATCCACGGCGGTCCCATCTCCGGCTCGGGCGTCGGCGCCGGATCCCAGGTCGGGCGATTTGCTGAGGCTGTCGCCGGCGGTCTTCCCCTTCCGTCACGGCTCGTCTCTGGAGAGCACGGCATGCTAAGCACCATGGTACTCTCCTTTGGAAAGAAGCCGGTCAATGGCCGGGCCGAGGATGAGGCCCGGTTGCCCCCGATAGATGCCTTTAGCTTCAAGAGCTTCATGGCCAACATAGAAGCACAGGGCGGCGGTCTCGCTGGCGATATCAATGCTGACCTGGACCGCATTGCTGAGATATGCGCGAGGTCTAGATACTCGCTGAGCAACCAGTACGAGGTCCATTATAGCCCCCACGGATCTGGAGCCTCCTTCCTGAACCCCTCAGCACAGTCAAATGACTCTCAAGGCCCGACCTTGCAGGCTGTCTCTGCAGAAGACGAGCAGAGCGTAGGAGCATCATCAACCCGTAGGAAGCGGCGCATGGCCCGAAGGAATAGCAGAGCCGTAGGAACACTAGAAACCATCATCTCATCTAGCCGGTCTTCGGACGAGGAGCAGGCCAGCAGGAAGAAGTCCGCTGCCGAGATTGCTGAGGAAGTTCGCGGCCGATCAGCACAGAAGGGATCGGGGCATTCTTCGACAAGCAGCTCTTCTAGTGGAACTCTTGATGAGCGCCGAAACCCTAATCTGGAAGAGCAAGCCGCGCCCAAGaagtcatcgtcttcattaGCTCTCATTGATGCCTCTACTCGACACACCGGCGTGGCTGTAGACTCCCCACGAACATCCGCTACCGGTCTTGTCAGCGAACCGGCACAGCCTCAAGAATCAACAAGCCAGCTTGAGATTCGTACAACTCCGGGAGAAATCATTGAGGGGCGGCCTGCTGTCGTGAAAGACACACCGCACCAGCCCAAACAATTGGGTCTCTCCGTGGCAAAGGGGGCTATTACGCCTATCGGAACGGACACTGCCAGCGGTGGCATTCTCTCCATTATCAACGGCTGGATGCCCTGGAGACCATCCTCTCCGTTTATCCACCACAAGGGTCTTGCTGAGGGCAGTCTTCGTGAGCTATTGAGGAGCACAGAGCcgaaaggaaaaggcccaGAGATACTACAATAA